A stretch of Paludisphaera borealis DNA encodes these proteins:
- a CDS encoding EutN/CcmL family microcompartment protein, producing MRIAEVIGRVTLSRSHPSLRGGRFALALPMPLSALRDGGPERGDEVVVYDRLGAGVGALIGLSEGGEAANPFGKQKTPIDAYCACLIDQLSF from the coding sequence ATGAGGATCGCCGAAGTCATCGGTCGGGTCACGCTGTCTCGGTCGCATCCCAGCCTCCGCGGCGGCCGGTTCGCCCTGGCGTTGCCCATGCCGCTGTCGGCCTTGAGGGACGGCGGTCCGGAGCGCGGCGACGAGGTCGTCGTGTACGACCGGCTGGGCGCGGGAGTCGGCGCCTTGATCGGCCTCAGCGAGGGCGGCGAGGCCGCAAACCCGTTCGGCAAGCAAAAGACGCCGATCGACGCCTACTGCGCGTGCCTGATCGACCAGCTCTCATTCTGA
- a CDS encoding malate dehydrogenase: MKVSIIGGGGLVGSCAAYALQCGGLVSGLDLMDLNADGCKGQALDLLHGASLVADQRIRATGYEAIPESDVVVITAGLRRKPDESRLDLINRNVELFLSILGSVKSAGLKREAIILVVSNPVDVLTYLATTQLGLPASQVIGLGTQLDSARFRSLIADHLKLPATQVTATILGEHGDSMVPIWSAAQAAGLPLEKFPGWNASTADALFTKTKGSGAEVIKLKGGAGFAVGLSIREVVHAIALDSRRILPVSSLVNGQYGMRDVCISVPTVVGRSGVQSQLEIELWPKETSALQHSAQVLRETIDQVLKTNPKAAGKAVAGSSSKPAESGPRPVRVTMGSGGGNVVSGSSRVTISGLGNGNGRGGR; the protein is encoded by the coding sequence ATGAAGGTCAGCATCATCGGCGGCGGCGGCCTGGTCGGGTCGTGCGCGGCTTACGCCCTCCAGTGCGGGGGCCTCGTCAGCGGTCTCGACCTGATGGACCTCAACGCCGACGGCTGCAAGGGCCAGGCCCTCGACCTGCTGCACGGCGCGTCGCTGGTGGCCGACCAGCGGATTCGGGCCACGGGCTACGAGGCCATCCCCGAAAGCGACGTCGTCGTGATCACGGCGGGCCTCCGTCGCAAGCCTGACGAGAGCCGCCTCGACTTGATCAATCGCAACGTCGAGCTGTTCCTGAGCATCCTCGGCAGCGTCAAATCGGCCGGCCTGAAGCGGGAGGCGATCATCCTGGTGGTCTCGAACCCCGTCGACGTCCTGACGTACCTGGCGACGACGCAGCTCGGCCTGCCCGCCTCGCAGGTGATCGGCCTGGGGACCCAGCTCGACTCGGCCCGGTTCCGCAGCCTGATCGCCGACCACCTGAAGCTGCCCGCGACCCAGGTCACGGCGACGATCCTCGGCGAGCACGGCGACAGCATGGTCCCCATCTGGTCGGCCGCCCAGGCCGCCGGCCTGCCGCTGGAGAAGTTCCCCGGCTGGAACGCGTCGACGGCCGACGCTCTGTTCACGAAGACCAAGGGGAGCGGCGCCGAGGTCATCAAGCTCAAAGGTGGCGCGGGCTTCGCCGTCGGCCTGTCGATCCGCGAGGTCGTCCACGCCATCGCCCTCGACTCTCGGCGCATCCTGCCGGTCTCGTCGCTGGTCAACGGCCAGTACGGGATGCGCGACGTCTGCATCTCGGTCCCCACAGTCGTCGGCCGCTCGGGCGTGCAGTCGCAGCTTGAAATCGAGCTGTGGCCGAAGGAAACCTCGGCGCTTCAGCACTCGGCGCAGGTGCTTCGCGAGACCATCGATCAGGTGCTCAAGACCAATCCCAAGGCCGCCGGCAAGGCCGTCGCGGGGTCGTCCAGCAAGCCGGCCGAGTCCGGCCCCCGCCCGGTGCGAGTGACGATGGGTTCGGGCGGCGGCAACGTCGTGAGCGGCAGCTCGCGGGTGACGATTTCCGGACTGGGCAACGGCAACGGCCGAGGGGGCCGCTGA
- a CDS encoding class II aldolase/adducin family protein, which translates to MSTNGNVMNEWKLREQMCEIGRRIYAKGFAAANDGNISYRLSEDRVLCTPTRVSKGFMKPDDLCIIDLEGKQISGKRKRSSEMLLHLTYMKARPDIRSVVHCHPPHATAFAVAKEPIPKCVLPEIEVFLGEVAISPYETPGGQKFADTILPYAKDTDTILLANHGTITSGIDLEDAYFKTEIIDAYCRILLLAKQLGRVNYYSDEKAAELLRLKPGLGIPDPRLGLGLENCDLCGNSLFREGYGDFSPEPRVFIHPKLLNQATQSGESNACSCHSHDAPAAVAAPKAQAQPSSNGNGGVSSPDVDALVRSITEQVMSALSGTGK; encoded by the coding sequence ATGAGCACGAACGGCAACGTCATGAACGAGTGGAAGCTGCGGGAGCAGATGTGCGAGATCGGCCGGCGGATCTACGCCAAGGGTTTCGCGGCGGCCAACGACGGCAACATCAGCTACCGGCTGAGCGAGGACCGCGTCCTCTGCACGCCGACCCGCGTCTCGAAGGGCTTCATGAAGCCCGACGACCTGTGCATCATCGACCTCGAAGGCAAGCAGATCTCCGGCAAGCGGAAGCGTTCGAGCGAGATGCTGCTCCACCTGACCTACATGAAGGCTCGGCCCGACATCCGCTCGGTCGTCCACTGCCACCCGCCCCACGCCACGGCCTTCGCCGTCGCCAAGGAGCCGATCCCCAAGTGCGTGCTCCCCGAGATCGAGGTCTTCCTGGGCGAGGTCGCCATCTCCCCTTATGAGACCCCCGGCGGCCAGAAGTTCGCCGACACGATCCTGCCGTACGCCAAGGACACCGACACGATCCTGCTGGCCAACCACGGCACGATCACCTCGGGCATCGACCTCGAAGACGCCTACTTCAAGACCGAGATCATCGACGCCTACTGCCGGATTCTGCTGCTGGCCAAGCAGCTCGGCCGGGTGAACTACTACTCGGACGAGAAGGCCGCCGAACTGCTCAGGCTCAAGCCCGGTCTCGGCATCCCCGACCCCCGGCTCGGGCTCGGGCTCGAAAACTGCGACCTCTGCGGCAACAGCCTGTTCCGCGAAGGCTACGGCGACTTCAGCCCCGAGCCCCGCGTCTTCATCCATCCCAAGTTGCTCAACCAGGCGACCCAGTCGGGCGAATCCAACGCCTGCTCGTGCCACTCCCACGACGCCCCGGCGGCCGTCGCGGCCCCCAAGGCCCAGGCCCAGCCGTCGTCGAACGGAAACGGCGGCGTATCGAGCCCCGACGTCGACGCCCTGGTCCGGTCGATCACCGAACAGGTCATGAGCGCCCTCAGCGGCACCGGCAAGTGA
- a CDS encoding EutN/CcmL family microcompartment protein — protein MQLGQVVGTATSTVKDPTFQGERLLVVQLETADGGPDGEPVLVFDRLGAGRGDLVMCTTDAKILREMVGINSPGRWSVLAVPDRR, from the coding sequence ATGCAGCTCGGCCAAGTCGTCGGAACGGCGACCTCCACGGTGAAAGACCCGACGTTTCAGGGTGAACGGCTGCTCGTCGTTCAGCTTGAAACCGCCGACGGCGGCCCGGACGGCGAACCCGTCCTGGTCTTCGATCGGTTGGGCGCCGGCCGAGGCGACCTGGTGATGTGCACGACCGACGCGAAAATTCTCCGGGAAATGGTCGGAATCAACTCGCCGGGGCGCTGGAGCGTCCTGGCGGTTCCGGATCGCAGATAA